A single genomic interval of Mycobacteriales bacterium harbors:
- a CDS encoding C69 family dipeptidase gives MCDTLVALASETPRGKLLFAKNSDRERNEAQVLEMHPRRTGGGDLKLTYITIPDVAQTQAVLISRPCWMWGAEMGANEHGVVIGNEALHARVPAQRKRALTGMDLVRLGLERGASAGEALAVIIGLLERYGQGGDCGHLGRFYYHNGFIIADRAEAYVLETVGRDWVVEKVAGRRSLSNAYSIGADWSAISPGLAAQGAGRFDVAAQLIDAARDAISFGRGRCARGQALLDGAGAALTPGAMMAILRDHGETADWSPANTVGRTICMHAAQGPRRSQSVASMVSEVGSERAVHWVTATSAPCTSLFKPVLFEAGPPPVGPAPTDTYDGESLWWRHERLHRALLADHAAGMALIADERDALEAGFRARIDAADDLPAAVAHCWREAAQAEARWAAALKPARSGGSAYARSWARLNRVAALPRQPIG, from the coding sequence ATGTGCGACACCCTGGTAGCCCTGGCCTCCGAGACCCCGCGCGGGAAGCTGCTGTTCGCCAAGAACAGCGACCGGGAGCGCAACGAGGCCCAGGTGCTGGAGATGCATCCGCGGCGGACGGGCGGCGGGGATCTGAAGCTCACCTACATCACCATCCCCGACGTGGCGCAGACCCAGGCGGTGTTGATCAGTCGGCCCTGCTGGATGTGGGGGGCGGAGATGGGCGCCAATGAGCATGGGGTGGTGATCGGCAACGAGGCGCTGCATGCCCGCGTCCCGGCCCAGCGCAAACGGGCGCTGACGGGGATGGATCTGGTGCGGCTGGGGCTGGAGCGGGGCGCGAGCGCGGGTGAGGCGCTGGCGGTGATCATCGGCCTGCTCGAGCGGTACGGCCAGGGCGGCGACTGCGGCCACCTGGGGCGGTTTTACTATCACAACGGCTTCATCATCGCAGACCGCGCCGAGGCCTATGTGCTGGAGACGGTGGGGCGCGACTGGGTGGTGGAGAAGGTCGCCGGGCGGCGGTCGTTGTCCAACGCCTATTCGATCGGAGCCGACTGGTCGGCGATCAGTCCGGGGCTGGCGGCGCAGGGGGCCGGGCGGTTCGACGTGGCGGCCCAGCTGATCGACGCGGCGCGCGACGCCATAAGCTTCGGCCGCGGACGCTGCGCGCGGGGGCAGGCGCTGCTGGACGGGGCGGGCGCGGCCCTGACCCCCGGAGCGATGATGGCCATCCTGCGCGACCACGGGGAGACGGCCGACTGGAGCCCGGCCAATACGGTGGGGCGGACAATCTGCATGCACGCCGCGCAAGGGCCGCGCCGCAGCCAGTCGGTGGCCTCGATGGTGTCGGAAGTCGGGAGCGAGCGCGCCGTGCATTGGGTGACCGCCACCTCGGCGCCCTGCACCAGCCTGTTCAAGCCGGTGCTGTTCGAAGCCGGCCCGCCGCCGGTGGGGCCGGCGCCCACCGACACCTATGACGGCGAGAGCCTGTGGTGGCGGCATGAGCGGCTGCACCGGGCCCTGCTGGCCGATCATGCGGCGGGCATGGCGCTGATCGCCGACGAACGGGACGCGCTGGAGGCGGGGTTCCGGGCGCGGATCGACGCGGCCGATGATCTGCCCGCCGCCGTCGCCCACTGCTGGCGGGAGGCCGCCCAGGCCGAGGCCCGCTGGGCGGCGGCGCTCAAGCCTGCACGGTCGGGCGGCTCAGCCTACGCCCGGAGCTGGGCGCGGCTGAACCGCGTGGCGGCGCTGCCGCGTCAGCCCATCGGGTAG